The window GAGTGGCGGTCGGCGACGAGATCGCCTCCGACGCCGGGTGCGGTGACACCCCCGACGACACCGATCCCGGTGATCCGACCGATCCGACCGATCCGACGGATCCCACCGATCCGACGGATCCCGGTGGTCCGTCGGTCGCCGACTGGGTGGTCCGCGACGGCCACATCGACGCCGTCGCGGCACGGATCGACCCGGTCGACGGTGTGGACACGTTGTCGCTGCAGGCCAGGTACGACGTACCCGGCGAGTTGCGGACCGAGTGGATCGAGTACGACGACCTGGTCGTGGTCGTTCCGGACTCCGTCACGCTGACGACGCCTGCCGTGTACGGCGGCGGTGACGACTGGTCGTTCATCGCCCCGCCGGCCACGTCGTACTGGAACCTGCCGCTGGGCCAGCAGGCCGGCGCGCCGTGGGCCGGGCTCAGCACCGAGTCACCGACCCTGGCCGGGCTGGCACAGGACCGGGTGCTGTGGCGGGTCGACGCCGTCACCGGGCCGGGCGACCAGCCAGCCCCCGGCGACGTCGTGCTGTGGGAGGGCCAACCCCAGCGGGCGGGCATCGGAATGGAGCGCATCGACCTGCCGGTGTTCAGCACGAAACTCGGCCTACCGGCGGCGCGCTGGGTGCCGTTGCACACCCACGCCCACTTCAACTGGTCGATCACCGGGCCCGGTGTCTACTGCGTCGCGATGACCCTCGAGGCGCAGACCGCGCCGGGCCGGCGGGTCGCCGCCGCGCAGCAGCTCACCCTCGCGGTCGGCGACGACGTCGACGCGTCCACCGTCACGCCGTGCGGGCGGACCCGGGACTACCCAGAGCGCGGCGCCGCCGCGCCGGCACCGGACCCGGTGTCGACGCCGTCGGTGCTCGGCGCGGCCGCGTCCTCCCTGGTCAGCACGATCGCTGAGGCAGGCCTGGAGACCCAGCTCGCGGTCCTCGACCCGACGCTGGCCGCACCGGGCGTGCCCCACGACCCGGAGAGCGTGATTTTCCACCGTCCGGCTGCGTTGTTCCGGGCCGGCACCGGCAACGTGCCCGGCTTCGACACCGGCGTGTACGGCAACTCCATGCAGGTGATCCGCTGGGACACCACCGGAGTCCGGCCGGAGCAGCTCGACGGTGACCTGCGATGGTCGCTGCACTCGGTGGCGGGTCCGGGCAACGTCGCGCTGTCGCACGGCCCCACCCAGACCGGGCCGTTCGTGTTCAACACCGCCACCGGTCAGCGCGAGCCGCACCAGTTGTGGCCGGGTGCCGGTAGCGGTGAGACGAACAGCGCCGTCCTGTGGTCCTTCAGCCGGCCGGGGAAGTACTGCCTGACCCTGGAGTGGGCGGCGGACCTGCCCGGCGGCCGTGAAGCGGTGGATCGTAAGACGCTCACGTTCGTCGTCGACGGCCCACTCGACCCCACCGTCCGCGCCAACCTCGACGGCACCTACCCCGGTGCCGCCTTCACCCACGATAACGAAACGTTGACGAAGACCTGTGTCGACGGTGGACGGCCTACGCGGCCTGAGGAGGTGCCCGTCCCCGGCGGTGAACCTGATCCGGTCGACGACCCCTGGAACGTGCCGAACTGGTCCCGGACCGCGTCCGGTGCGGTCATCCTCAACCGCGGGCACGTCGACATCGCCTCGACCCTCGACGAGGGCGGGCTCCGTACCCGGGTGAAGGACACCACCACCGAGGGGATGTCCCACTCACCCGACGGCAACGCCGCGTACTGGCATGAGACGTCGGACGTGGTGCTGCAGCTGCTTCCGGAGTCCGCGACAACCGTGCCGGATGAGGCGTACACCTTCATCGGACCGGTCGGCAGCCGGATCTGGAACCTGCCGCAGACCGAACAGCCAGGACTGCTGTGGCCGGGCTGGTCCGCGGAGACGATCCGCCCGGCCGACCTCCTCGGAGGCGGTCTGAACTGGTCACTCACCGCGGCCCGTGGACCCGGTGACGTCTTCGTCCACCAGACCGGCCCGCTCGGTGCTCCGGTGCACGTCTTCGACTCCGCCAACGGGCTGCCGGACACGACCCGCATCGGCGCCGACTCGCATGTGCACGCCAACTGGACGTTCACGGCGCAGGGCAGCTACTGCCTCGCGTTCGCACGCACCGGCAGCCGGTCCGACGGCACCGCGCTGTCGGACGCCTTCACCCTGGCGGTCGTCGTCGGTGAGGTCGACCCGACCGGCGTCGACCCGCAGGGCTGCGCCGACCTGCTGCCCGGGGACGACCCGGACCCGGGGGACGATCCGTGGATCGTGCCGAACTGGTCCCGGACCGCATCCGGTGCGGTCATCCTCAACCGTGGCTACGTCGACATCGCCTCGGCTCTCGACGACGGGCTGCGCACCACGGTGCGCGACCTGACGGTCGAAGGGCTCGCCCACTCCCCGCAGAGCAACGCCGCGTACCTGCACGAAACCTCGGACGTGGTGCTCCAGCTGCTTCCGGCGGCCCGGACAGCGGTGCCGAACCAGACGTACTCCTTCATCGGACCGGTGGGCACCCAGGTCTGGGGTCTGCCGCAGGCCGAACAGGCGGGCCTGCTCTGGCTGGGCTGGTCCGCGAAGACCATCGGTCCGGCCGACCTCGCCGGGCACGGGCTGTCCTGGTCGTTGACGGCCGTCGACGGACCCGGTGACGTCTTCGTCTATCAGACCGGCCCGTTCGGTGCTCCGGTGCACGTCTTCGACTCCGCCGACGGGTTGGCGGACACGACCCGGATCGGCGCGGGCACCTACGCGCACGCCAACTGGATGTTCACGGCGCAGGGCAGTTACTGCCTCGCGTTCGAACGCACTGGCAGCCGGTCCGACGGCACCGCGCTGTCGGACGCCTTCACCCTGGCGGTCGTCGTCGGTGAGGTCGACCCGACCGGCGTCGACCCCCACGACTGCTACGGTTCGTAACTGTTCAAGGGCCCATCGCCGATCTGGGCGGCGGGTCCGGGGAAGGAGAGTCTCCGTTGCTCGATCATTATCAGGACTCCGGCGAGTTTCTCGACCTGCTGAGCGTCGATGCCTGGCGGGCGCTGCGGGCACCGGTCCGGCAGGCGCTCACCGGTGCCCGTGCCGACGCGCCCGCTGTGGACCTGGGCGCGGGTAGCGGGCGTGGCGTTCAGATCCTGGCCGAGTCCGTACCGGGATGCGACATCATCGCGGTCGAACCGTCGCCGGTGCAGCGAGCGGCCCTGCACGCGCGGATCGTCGACGATCCTGATCTCGCTTCCCGCACGAGCGTGGTCGCCGCGACCGCCGAGCAGGTCGATCTGCCGGAGACGATCGGTGCGGCGCTGGCGATCAACATGATCGGCCATCTGTCGGTGGCGGACCGCCGGATGCTCTGGCAGCGGCTGGCCATCCGGCTGCGGGCCGGTACCCCACTGGTGGTGAACCTGCAGCCGCCGTCGGAAGCGGTCGCGGTCGGCGAAGCCGAGTTCACTACGGTACGAGTCGGTCGGTTGCGCTACCGCGGGAGCGGATCCGCGCAACCGGCCGGGCCCGGTCAGGTCACGTGGCGGATGCGCTACCAGGTGCTCGACGACGAGGACCAGCCGGTGCGTGAGGTCTCGGCCGAGTACCCCTGGCAGGTGATGTCGCAGGCTGAGCTGCTCGACGAACTGTCAGCTGCGGGGTTCACCACCGAGGTCGGCCAACTCGGCATCGTGCGCGCGGTCCGGGCCTGAGCAGCCCTTGGCCGTAGGCGCGGTTCCCCAGCTGGTTGTCCGGCGACAGAACGACCGCCAGCGGCGGCCAGGATCCCGTTGGCGGGCTTCCCGGACCTATCCCGGCACTTGAGCGCTTCCTCGGCGGCCGTCCCCCGTACGGCTACCAGCTCGCCGACGCCGGCCCGCATCCGAACCCGAGCAAGGCGGCCGACGACTGCACCGCCTCGAACCCGACCCGCTCACCGTGCCGGTCGTCGCCCGGATCTATCGCGAGTTTCTCGCTGGCTCGGGCATCTACGCCATCGCCGAAGGACTCACCCGCGACGGTATCCCTTCACCATCTGCGGCTGACCCCCGGCGCAACCCCCATCGACATGGCAACGCCTGGGCCAAGAGCGCCGTACGCGTGATCCTGTCCAACCCCCGCTACACCGGCCGTCAGGTCTGGAACCGGCAACGCAAAGCCGAGATCCTCATCGACATCGAGGACGTCGCCCTCGGCCACGAAACGAAGATGCGGTGGAACCCCGCCCGCGAGACGCCAACAGCATCGCTCACCCCCGCAGCCTCTACGTCCGCGAGGACAGGATCATCGAACAGGTCGATCCCTGGATCAGTAGGGCGTTCAGACCCGCCACCCTGCAAGCCATCGCCGACGCCAAACACAACGACGCCGACCAGCAGCACATCGCCGTCGCCCGCGAGAAGCTCGCCATCATCCAGACCAAGCTCGACCGCTACCGGGCCGCGCTCGAAGCGGGCACCGACCCGGCACTCGTCCAGCAATGGACCACCCAGGTCCAAGCGGAGACGGCCACCGCAGAGGCTGAGCTACGCCAGGTCACTGGCCGCCGCGCCATGACCCCCGCCGAGATCCAGACCGTGGTCGAGGAGCTCTCCGGCATCGCCAACGTCTTGCGCACCGCCGACCCCGTCGACAAGGCCCAGGTCTACCAGCAGCTCGGACTCAGGCTCACATACAAACCAGGCCTCCGCATCATCGAAGCGGAGGCCAACCCTGATGGATCATGTACTGAGCTGATCTCAGCGACGCGAATGTGTTGATTGGCGCGACACGGACGAAGCCGGTGAAGTCGGGCGGTGCTGGAGGAGGGCGTGGGGCCCTCGGTAGGTAGTTCTCACCACAAGATCACCTACCGGTGAGGACCCCACGTGATCGCATATCGTGCCACGCTGTGCGCCACGAGGCGCTGTATCCCGGACGGGGGTGAGAGACCGCCCGTTTCCTCGCCGCCGTAGCGGCGGGGTGAAGCTGGAGGTAGCCGTGTCCCGGGGGTCGCTGGGATGGGGTGGGAGCAGCCTCGACAAAGTCACGTCGGTTCGGTACTGCCGGACGGGCCGGGCGTGGTGAGCAAGACGAGAAGGTATACGCAAGGAACCGGTGCTGTTACGCCTCTTGACACGATGCCAGCTGCAATCCGGTGGATTGGCTGGTTTGCGGTGCGCACCTGCCCTTCATGACGGGCAGGGAACTCACGGTCGGGGTCTATCGTGTCCCGGCCGGGAGGCCACGGTGAAGGACTACGGCGTACCCGTGGCGATGCCGCAGGGGTAGAGCCGGGTGCCTAACTCGTCGACCGGGCATCAGCGAACGTGGGAAGCATCCGCGACGCGTTCCATCCGGGCTGGCCTGCCAGGTCAGCATTGGGGTGGATAGGCGCGACGCCAGCCGAAGGTCTGCGGATGTGACGGAGCCGTCGTAGTACTCCGAGCCGGGGAAAGCCCGAGCGCATGGGGAAGGGCGGCAGCGTGTTCAAGTCAGAGAGGGACCGTAATGTCCGAAGATGCGCTGGTGAACACCGGCGCTGCTGTCTGCTGGCCGAGCAGTGACTGGGCCGGGGCGGTGGTACGGAGGATGCAGTGAGGGGCCTCGCGTTTTCCGGACAGTGGTTCGGCCGGTTCTTTCACGCCGCGATTTGAAGGTTCTCGAACTCTGCGTGGACTTCCCGGGGAGGTCGGTAGCCCACCGCTGAATGCAGACGCTGACGATTGTGCCAGAATTCGATGTAGGCAGTAACGTCCCGACGTGCCGCCTCACGCGTGGGATACTTCACACGCGACACGCGTTCGTTCTTCAGTGCACCGAAGAACGATTCCGCCATCGCATTGTCGAAACAAATTCCGGTCCGGCCAGCGGATCGCCGCAACCTCAGATCCCGAAGCGTTCTGCCGTAGTCGTCCGACATGTAGTTGCTGCCCCGGTCCGAATGAAAGATGGCGTTCTTTCTGAGTTCGCGATTCCGGGCGGCGTTACGGATGGCGCGGGAGATCAACGGCGTCTGGTAGTGGTCGTCCATCGCGTACCCGATGACTTCCTTCGTGCAGCAGTCGATGACGGTCGCCAGATACAGCCACCCCTCGCCGGTCGGGATGTACGTGATGTCGCCGACGAGCTTCTCCCCAGGCGCGTCGGCGGTGAACTCCCGGCCGACGAGGTCAGGCACCGTGCCGGACGACGACTGGGTGAGTCCCCACCGCCTCGGGCGGGGCTGGCACGGCACGAGCCCGAGCTCGCGCATCAGCTGGCGGACGAGTTCCGGCCCGGCGGACACGCCCTGGCGCCGCAGTTGCGCGTGGACACGTCGATGCCCGTAGGTGCCGTCAGACGCGGCGAACACCTCCTCGATGGCCGATCGAAGGTGGGCGCGGCGGGTGGCGGTCGCGGAGTCGGGGCGGGTTCGCCATTCGTAGTATCCGGACCTGGACACGCCGAGTTGTTCGCACATGAAGTCGACGGGGTAGGCGTACTTCGCGGTGTCGAGTCGCATCGTCTCGATGAACTCGTACAAGCTCGTTACCGAGGGTCCTTCGCGAAGTACGCCGCGGCTTTTTTCAGGAAGCTGTTCTCCATTTCGAGTTCCCGGTTGCGGCGTTCGAGTTCCTTCAGTCGAGCGCGCTCGTCGATGCCGATCTGTGGGCTGTTCTGGGCGCCGCTGTTTTCCCGCCGGTACTGGCGGACCCAGGAACGCAGCGTCTCCGGGTGAACGTCGATCTCCCGGGCAACCTGCGACACTGGCTTGTTCGACTGTAGAACGAGTTGCACTGCTTCTTCACGGAACTCTGGGGTGTATGAGCTTATGCGTGCCATCGCGCTTCTTCCCTCGACTTTCCTAACAGGGTAACCTTATTGGCTCCCTGTCCGGAATCCTCGGGGCACCTCACAGACCAAACTGCACCGGTGGGCGCTCGATGATTCCGAGCGCCGGTTCGGTGATCTGGCAAACCTCGTTTACGACCGAGCGTTCCTGGTGCGCGCGTGGGAGCGGGTGTCCACCAATAAGGGATCGCGGACGGCGGGTATCGATCGGGCCACGGTGGCCTGGATCGAGACCACGATCGGGGTCGAGGCTTTTCTGGGCCACATTCGGCACTTGCTGAAGTCTGGTGAGTTCCGGCCGGTTGAGGTGCGGCAGGTGATGATCCCGAAGGCGGGCGGCAAGCTGCGCAAGCTGGGCATCCCCACCGTGGTCGACCGGGTGGTGCAGGCGAGCCTGAAAGCGGCTCTTCGAAGTTAAGCGGGGTTGAGGTGTCCGCGGCTTTTCCGGGTGGTCGCGCAGCGGGTTCGTAGGCGTTGGTTGATCGGGTTGCGGAAGCCGTAGGCGTCGCGGGCGACGGTTTTGATGACTCGGTTGGTGCCTTCGGAGCCGGCGTTGGTGATGCCGGTGTGCAGGAACGCGAGGATCTGGGGCCACCAGATCTCGATCGTGGTCGCGAGGCGGGCGAGTTCGGGTAGACCGCTGTCGGCGCAGCGTTGGTAGAAGCGGTGCAGCAGTCGAGCGACGTTTTCCCGGTCCGGGTGGGTGCGGGCCAGGGCCAGCAGGTCGAGGAGGTCTTCCTTGGCGTTCCACGCGGCGAGGACCGGCACGCTGATGCCGGCGGGTATGCCCGGCGATCTCGTCGCAGAGCTTGTCGACGCGTTCCGCGCGCATCCGCTTCGCGGAGCGGGTCAGCCGGTTACGCAGGTCCCATTCGCGGTCACCGGCGCGGCCCCGGCGGCCCCGGACCTGCACGGTGACCCGGCGGCGGACCTCGTTGAGGGCCTGGTGGGCGAGTTGCACGACGTGGAAGTGATCGACGACGAGGATCGCGTGCGGCAGCGCCTCACGGACCGCGGACTTGAAGATCGTGCACATGTCGATCGCGACGTACCGGACCTGATCGCGCCACGTCTGGCTGCGGTGGCCGAGCCAGTCGATGACCACCTGGGCGGTGCGGCCCTCGACCTGGCCCAGTAGTCCCTGACCGCCGGACAGGTCACACATCCCGACGTGCCACCGGTCCACACTGCTCTGCCACGCCTGGCTGACCTGGTCGAAGACCCACTTCGGCCGGCCCCGGCGGGTCTCGTCGATCCCGAGGACCTCCACCGGTTCCGGTTCGTCGGGCAGCACCACGCCCGCGTGGGCGGTGAACGCCGCCGCGACCACCGGCCAGGACAGGTCATGGTCACGGGCGGACTGTACGACCGTGCGGGCGCCGTCGGCGACCGCCGCCCCGGCGGCCTGCCGCAACCGGGCGGTCACCCGATGCCGGGCTGGGACCTGCGCCACCTGCTCGGTGAACGTCCGGCGCCGACATCCGCCGTGGTCGCAATGCCAGCGGCGTTTACGCCACCGTAGCCGCGTCGCCCGGCCCGCCACGGGAAGGTCCCTCGGCCGGGTCGTCACCCAGTCCTTGACCCGCCGGGCCCGCACACCGCAGTCCGGGCAGCATTGTGCCTGCTCATCGGCGGTAGACAGAGCAACCACCGGGACACCGTCGGGGTCCAACCTGACCCGATCCACCACCAGGCCGTCCAGGCCCAGCAGCCGGGTCGTATCGTTGACCATGCTCGCAGCTCTCCGCTTGTGACCATCCGATCTAGACACTCAGATGATCACCGAAGGGCTGCGAGCCCTCTACGCCAGGGGCGCCGTCAACCGCGAACCCCGCTCAACTTCGAAGAGCCCTGAAAGCGGTGCTCGAACCCATCTACGAGGCGGACTTCAAACCGTGCTCGTACGGGTTCCGTCCCAACCGGCGCGCACAGGACGCGATCGCCGAGATCCACCACCTCGGAACCAGTGGATACCACTGGGTCTTCGAGTCGGACATCCAGCGTTGTTTCGACGAGATCGACCATACGGCGCTGATGACCCGGCTCCGGGACCGGATCAAGGACAAGCGGGTGTGCGTGTGGGTGAAGGCGTTCCTGAAAGCCGGAGTCCTGACGGAGAACGGCGACCGAGAAGAGACGCTCACGGGAACGCCGCAGGGCGGGATCCTCACGCCCCCAACGCAATGGGTAACTTCGGGTTTGGTCACCCTGTGTTGCGGGTTGGTCGTGGTCTGCTTGGCTGGTGGAGCCTGGTGTGGGGGTGGGGATGCGGTGTCGGATGGTGATCTTCTCGGGTCCGACGAGGACGTCCTTGACGAGCAGTCTCAGGACGTGTTGGCGTTCTTCGACTTCGGCAGTGTTGGCCCGGTTGCGGAGCTGGGTGAGGAAGCCTTCGAGGTTGTCGGCGAGTTTGAGGTAGGCGTCGCGGTCGGCGGCCTGGGCGTTGAGGGCGTCGATCTGGACGCGTAGGCCGGTTTCGCGGGCTCGGAGGTCGGGCATTCGGGCGCGCAACTCGTCGATGGTGACGAGTTGTTCCTGGAATGCCTCGATCATGCGGGTGATCGCCGCCGTGGCTTTCGCGAGGGCGGCCTCGAGGCGTTTGCGCTGGTGGGTGACCGGGTCGGAGGTTCGGGCCTGCTCTAGGCGGCGGTCGATCTCGCCGCGGATCATGGTCGGGTCGGTGAGCAGGGCGCCGATGTGGTCCCAGACGACCTGGTCTAGGTAGTCGGCGCGGACCGGTTTGTTGGCGCAGACCCGGCCGCCTTCGTAGCGGTAGTCATCCGATCCGAGGCATCGATAGTAGAAGATCTTCTTCTTCGCGGTCGTGGTGGTGTTGGTCCGGTAGTAGGCGTATCCGCAGCCTGAACAGGCTGCCAGGCCCTGCAGCAGGGATGGGATCTTGGTGTTGCGGGCGGCGAAGCGCTTGTTGTCGACCAGCCGCCCGGCGACCCGTTCGAAGGTCTGCTCGTCGATTATCGCCGGGACGGCGATGGTGATCTGCTCGGCGAGGGGCCGGTCGACGACCTTGACCGCGCGTGGTGTGGCCCGGCCCTCAAGCCGGGCTCTGCGGTTCAGACCTGGGGATTCGTTGATCGTCATGGTTTTGCCGAAGACCGCCTGGCCTGCGTATGCGGGGTTGCGGAGCATGGCCCAGACGACCGAGCGGTCCCAGCGGGTCTTGCCCGTGCGTGTGGGCACGCCCTGTTCGGTGAGCCACCGGGTCAGGTCGGCGATGGAGGCGCCGTCGTCGGCGTAGCGGCGGAACAACTCGGCGACCAGCACCGCCTCGCCCTCGACGATGGCGTAGGCGGCGCCGGCATGGTCGCTCTTCTTGACGTAGCGGTAGCCGAACGGGGCGCCGCCCAGGACGTTGACAGATCCGGCCTTGGCCCGGTGCTGCTTCCCGCGGCGGCTGCGTTCGAGGATCTGCGCCTTCTCGTACTCGGCGAACATGCCCTGGAACTGCACCAGCAGGGCGTCCTCGGGGCTGTCCCCGCGAGGACCGTTGACGAACTCGACCCGGGTCCCGGCCCGGGAGAACTCCTCGATCAGCAGTGCCTGGTAGGCGAACTTGCGGGCCAGCCGGTCCGGCGAATAGCACAGGATCACATCCACCCCGACGCCGGCGACCAGGTCCCGCAGCCGCTCCAGGGCCGGACGGACCAGGGTCGCGCCGGAGTGTCCCTCGTCTTCGAACACCCACTCGGCGGGCACCTCAAGCCGATTCCGCTCGGCGTGCGCGCGCACCGCCGCGGTCTGCGACACGATCGTGTCGTCCTGCTTCTGCCGGGCCGAGGACACCCGGGCGTAGATCGCCGCGCTCGTCATCAAGGAAACTCCGTATCTCGGCGTCGCGACCAAGCCGGGCCCGCCGTTGGGGGACAAGAACCTGATAGGCGGCCGACACATCCGCCGCGCCGTGGCGGTCGAAGACGAACTCCGTCTCGACCACCCGGTCGCTCACCAGCGCGGACGCTGACTGCGACCCCGTTGAAGGAACTCGGCCTCCCCCAGTCAGTGGGAGAATTAGGTCATCGAGGCCGGTAAGGGAAAGATGCACCTGGCCTGCAAGGATGTGAGTGTCGAAGTCATATCCATAGCAGAAACGGGTGCACCTTTCCGGTGAGTAAGAGTACGGGATGGGCCACACGGTTGCGGGTGGCCGTGGGCGGCAAGGGTCTGGTCGGGCACGCGGGCGCGGTGTTGCTGCGGCAGTGCGCGGACCGGACCGGTCTGACCTCGGCGTTGAACAAGGTCCTGCCGCGCGGGAGCGGGCCGGGGTGGTGGGACCGGGGCACGGTGCTGGTCTGTCTGGCGACCGCGATCGTGCTCGGCGCGACGAGCATGTCCGATATCGGGCTGTTGGCGCATCAGGCCCTGGTGTTCGCGGATCCGCCGTCGGAATCGACCGTCCGCCGCGCTCTGGCCGGGCTGGACGAGACAGCGTTACGCCGGATCGCCACCGCGCGGGCGAAGGTCCGCGCCCGGGTATGGGACCTCCTCGCCCGCCGGCCGCAGGGATTTCCGTGGCTGACCGTGGCCGGGAAACCGTTGACCGGGTGGGTGGTCATCGACATGGACGCCACGTTGATCACCGCGCACAGTGACAAGCAGGGCGCGGCCGCCACCTTCAAGAAGGGCTACGGACACCACCCCCTCGGGGCGTGGTGCGCCAACACCGCGGAAAGTCTGGCCATGCTGCTGCGCCCCGGCAACGCCGGATCGAACACGGTCAGCGACCACACTGCGCCACGAGGCGCTCTGTCATATCCCCAGCACAGTTGGGAAGAATTCGAAGGGAAATTCTTGGGTCCAATGGCTCACCTGGATCTGAAAAGTGAAGGGAACCGTAGCATGCCAGGAAATCACCGCTCGTGTTCAGACGCATGAAACGAGGCGACGAGGGACCCGCGCGTCATGGTTAAAGCTGGATTGCCTGAACCCCAATTCCCGGTAGGTGAAGCGGCTGACTCCCGCCGGAAAGGCGTCTGCAACCGGCGTCACGCTCTGCGTCGACATGATGTGGTGGTCGGCGCAACCTTCGGAGCGTGGAACGGCTCCCAGCGAGGGAGATCAAGGGAATGAGTGGGGAACCTAAAACGCGCTATTACGTATGACAGGGACGAACGTGGGATCACCTGTCGGGTGCGAACCCTATGGTGACAGAGGCCCCGTATTAGTCGTCGGAGTCACGCCCGACCAGGGAGGACGGGAAGGCCGTCCACAGGGCGAAGGGGGCCAGGTGGCTGGATACTCAACGACCGTGAGGTATGCGTAATGCAGAACGCCGAAATGGTGCTGAATGTCCTACGTGAACGCGGAAGGCGTGGCCTGCCGTGCAACGAACTGTACCGACAACTGTTCAACCCGAGCCTGTACCTACTGGCCTACGGCCGAATCTACTCCAACGACGGAGCGATGACGCCTGGGGCCTGCGGAGAAACCGCCGACGCGATGTCTTTGGCCAAGATCGACCGCATCATTGATGCGATGCGCCACGAACGCTACCGATTCCAGCCAGCACGACGCGTCTACATTCCCAAAAAGAATGGAAAACGGAGACCCCTGGGTCTACCGTCATGGTCGGATAAACTCGTCGGCGAAGTCGTCCGCCTTCTGTTGGAGGCGTATTACGAGCCGCGATTCTCCGATCGCTCACACGGTTTCCGTCCCAACCGTGGCTGCCACACCGCACTAAACGAAGTGGCAACCACCTGGACTGGGACGACCTGGTTCATCGAGGGAGATATCGCCGACTGTTTCGGAAGTCTTGACCATGAGGTCATGCTGTCGATCCTGGCGGAAAACATCCACGATAACCGGCTCCTCCGGCTCATCAAACAGATGCTACAAGCCGGGTACTTGGAGGACTGGGAGTATCACGCAACACTCAGCGGCGCCCCGCAGGGTGGTGTGGCATCACCGATCCTTTCCAACATCTATTTGGATCGGTTGGACAGATTCGTCGAGACAGTGCTCATCCCGCAGTACACCCGAAGGGCTGGCAGAACACCCAACCCTGCCTACCACAGGATATCGGCCGCTATCAAACGCGCTTACCGGCGCGGCGATCGGATAGCGGCACGCCGGCTGCGTGTGGAACGACGTGGCATGTCCGGATGGGACACTCATGATCCCGAATACCGGCGGCTACGATATTCCCGTTACGCAGACGACCACCTCCTCGGGTTCATCGGACCCAAGGCCGAAGCCGAGCAGATCAAACAACGCCTGGCCCAGTTCCTGCATGACGACCTCAAACTGGACCTGAGCCAGGACAAGACCTTGATCACGCATGCCCGCACCCAGGCTGCGCAATACCTCGGCTACGAGGTCACCGTCCAACACAGTCAGTGCCGCCCCAGCGTCAACGGCAGCATCTGGCTGCGGGTTCCCCGGACGGTGATCACCGCCAAGATCGCCCCCTACCTCGAACGCGGTCAACCCGAGCGCCGCAAGGAGTTGATGAGCTGGGACGACCACGCCATCATCAGCACCTACGACGCCGAGTACCGGGGCGTGGTTCAGTACTACCTGCTCGCCGGCGACGTGTCGAAGCTGAAACGGCTTCGGTGGGTCGCCGAAACGTCGATGCTCAAGACCCTGGCTGCGAAGCATCGCTCGACGGTGATGAAGATGGCCCGCAAGTACAAGGCCAAAATCGTCACACCGCACGGGCCGCGCACCTGCTTCCAGGCCATCGTGGCACGGCCGGGCAGGAAACCACTGGTCGCCAGGTTCGGTGGTATCCCCCTGAAACGGCAGAAGAAGGCGGCCATCAACGACCGCCTACCAGCCCCGATCACCACCCGTCGTAAAGAGCTGGTCATCCGGCTCACGGCGGGACAGTGCGAGTGGTGCGAGCGACGCGGCCCGGTGGAAACCCACCAGGTCCGCAAGCTCGCCGACCTCG is drawn from Micromonospora sp. Llam0 and contains these coding sequences:
- a CDS encoding choice-of-anchor M domain-containing protein gives rise to the protein MQSLGQCRWTPRSTYAALAAAAVVAALISAPTPAAATVPAEVSAGEYELTSYPVKRGGLTIGLADRGEITEVTGETLTFRLPSQASYPVPDSDAYAWLGAAGSPGYATEGWLTGSSAVKLSLSTRGVAGYDYYDDLLADGGRMSFAFSEVTGPGDFAFYQISDLPFLSPEPNAPAGARFGTGVQRDGAPQGSTPVELAPRTTINDRFRFSAAGMFCLTVTTSAPLSDGTTASATVRLRVAVGDEIASDAGCGDTPDDTDPGDPTDPTDPTDPTDPTDPGGPSVADWVVRDGHIDAVAARIDPVDGVDTLSLQARYDVPGELRTEWIEYDDLVVVVPDSVTLTTPAVYGGGDDWSFIAPPATSYWNLPLGQQAGAPWAGLSTESPTLAGLAQDRVLWRVDAVTGPGDQPAPGDVVLWEGQPQRAGIGMERIDLPVFSTKLGLPAARWVPLHTHAHFNWSITGPGVYCVAMTLEAQTAPGRRVAAAQQLTLAVGDDVDASTVTPCGRTRDYPERGAAAPAPDPVSTPSVLGAAASSLVSTIAEAGLETQLAVLDPTLAAPGVPHDPESVIFHRPAALFRAGTGNVPGFDTGVYGNSMQVIRWDTTGVRPEQLDGDLRWSLHSVAGPGNVALSHGPTQTGPFVFNTATGQREPHQLWPGAGSGETNSAVLWSFSRPGKYCLTLEWAADLPGGREAVDRKTLTFVVDGPLDPTVRANLDGTYPGAAFTHDNETLTKTCVDGGRPTRPEEVPVPGGEPDPVDDPWNVPNWSRTASGAVILNRGHVDIASTLDEGGLRTRVKDTTTEGMSHSPDGNAAYWHETSDVVLQLLPESATTVPDEAYTFIGPVGSRIWNLPQTEQPGLLWPGWSAETIRPADLLGGGLNWSLTAARGPGDVFVHQTGPLGAPVHVFDSANGLPDTTRIGADSHVHANWTFTAQGSYCLAFARTGSRSDGTALSDAFTLAVVVGEVDPTGVDPQGCADLLPGDDPDPGDDPWIVPNWSRTASGAVILNRGYVDIASALDDGLRTTVRDLTVEGLAHSPQSNAAYLHETSDVVLQLLPAARTAVPNQTYSFIGPVGTQVWGLPQAEQAGLLWLGWSAKTIGPADLAGHGLSWSLTAVDGPGDVFVYQTGPFGAPVHVFDSADGLADTTRIGAGTYAHANWMFTAQGSYCLAFERTGSRSDGTALSDAFTLAVVVGEVDPTGVDPHDCYGS
- a CDS encoding trans-aconitate 2-methyltransferase, translating into MLDHYQDSGEFLDLLSVDAWRALRAPVRQALTGARADAPAVDLGAGSGRGVQILAESVPGCDIIAVEPSPVQRAALHARIVDDPDLASRTSVVAATAEQVDLPETIGAALAINMIGHLSVADRRMLWQRLAIRLRAGTPLVVNLQPPSEAVAVGEAEFTTVRVGRLRYRGSGSAQPAGPGQVTWRMRYQVLDDEDQPVREVSAEYPWQVMSQAELLDELSAAGFTTEVGQLGIVRAVRA
- a CDS encoding IS3 family transposase, giving the protein MYEFIETMRLDTAKYAYPVDFMCEQLGVSRSGYYEWRTRPDSATATRRAHLRSAIEEVFAASDGTYGHRRVHAQLRRQGVSAGPELVRQLMRELGLVPCQPRPRRWGLTQSSSGTVPDLVGREFTADAPGEKLVGDITYIPTGEGWLYLATVIDCCTKEVIGYAMDDHYQTPLISRAIRNAARNRELRKNAIFHSDRGSNYMSDDYGRTLRDLRLRRSAGRTGICFDNAMAESFFGALKNERVSRVKYPTREAARRDVTAYIEFWHNRQRLHSAVGYRPPREVHAEFENLQIAA
- a CDS encoding transposase, translated to MARISSYTPEFREEAVQLVLQSNKPVSQVAREIDVHPETLRSWVRQYRRENSGAQNSPQIGIDERARLKELERRNRELEMENSFLKKAAAYFAKDPR
- a CDS encoding transposase, which produces MPVLAAWNAKEDLLDLLALARTHPDRENVARLLHRFYQRCADSGLPELARLATTIEIWWPQILAFLHTGITNAGSEGTNRVIKTVARDAYGFRNPINQRLRTRCATTRKSRGHLNPA
- a CDS encoding reverse transcriptase domain-containing protein: MLEPIYEADFKPCSYGFRPNRRAQDAIAEIHHLGTSGYHWVFESDIQRCFDEIDHTALMTRLRDRIKDKRVCVWVKAFLKAGVLTENGDREETLTGTPQGGILTPPTQWVTSGLVTLCCGLVVVCLAGGAWCGGGDAVSDGDLLGSDEDVLDEQSQDVLAFFDFGSVGPVAELGEEAFEVVGEFEVGVAVGGLGVEGVDLDA